CCAAGTCATTGTTTTTGAGGGCGGAGTACCCATGCTGAAATAGACTGTATGTCTAAATGGCAGAGTGCCACTTCATTCGCCTCAAGTGAACAAGTAAGTACTCGCCAACGATCTTAGGAGAAAGGGCGCCCCAGAATTTAATTCTGGCTCCAGGTTCTTTTTCCGATGCACGCCGCAGCGAAGCGAGCAGCCCAAAACATAGTTTACATTTTGTACCGGGAGTAGAGCCTAAAGAATATACAGCGTCACCGTGGGGACGCTGTTTTCGCTATGGTGGATCTGGGGAAAATGATTTGTAGGCGAAGTTCGCGTTGGGGGTCAGGGTAGCCGGCGCGGCGTTCGAGGGCTTGGTCGAAGAGGTTGAGGCCGGAGAGTTCGAGAGTCCAAGTCTTGTGGGAAAATGTAAGTCCGGCATCCACTGTCCATACTTTGCCGAGTTCTAGAATTGGACCGGCGGAATCCCGTTGGTCTAAATAGGAGCCGGTGTACTTCAGTTGTGACCACACACCCCAACGGTCATGTGATTTACTGAGCCTGAGGCTCCCTTGCCACTCAGGAACCAACAGTAACTGGCGATTGAGAGTACGGTTTTCTCCGTCTAAGTGGGTGAGGGAAATTTTGCTCAGGAGGCCGCCGGAATCGTATTGGAAGAACAATTCGCCGCCAAAGATGGAGGCCTCACCACTATTGATGGTTTGGTACTGAAGGCCGACGGTGGTGAACTCGAAATAATCGCGATGGTCCATCTGAAAGATCGACAGACCGTAGTCGAGCCGGCCTTCCCTGTTGGCCGGAAGAGGAGAGTTTTGCTTTGAAGTGATAAAACCAATTTCAATTTGTTCACTTCTCTCGGGTTGAAGATCTGGATTGCCAAGACAAAAGGCATTGTTGCAAAAACGATCCGCTAAGGTTGGCGGGCGAAAGCCCTGGCCAAAGGTCATCCACTTTTCAAATTGATCATCCTTGTGAAAAAACCCGAGAGCCGCAACACCCTTGTTGTATTCATCAAGATAGCGAATTGCCGGTTGAAGAAATGTGGAAGGGGAGGTGGGGATTTCAAGGCTGGTGCCGACTTCCAATTCCCCCGAGTGAAGATTTTGGTCCGAAAGATAGTTCGCAGTAAAGTCGTCAACAAAGTGATCGGCAAAAAGCTTTACTTTCCAATCGCTGTTGGTTTTGGTGAAGTAATTAAGTCCCTGGTAAAGTCGATCGGTCCGGCTGTGGCTATAAAGAATAGTGTTAGGATCTGAATCCTGATCCGAGCGTATGCCGGCGATGAGCCAGGAAAAGCTCTCATCGCGGCCAAGTTCATTGGTCGCTCGCAAACCGATGAGGCTCGCCTGTCGGTCAAAAACTCCGCTGCCGGGGGTAAACGCGGTGGCGGGATCATCCAACCGCCCGGGGTATTCCCCCTTCTTGCGGGCATAGAGCAAGAGGGGTTCAATCGACCAGGGACCCATTTGTGACTGACCGACAAGGGTGTAGCGCTGGAGTTCAGATCCGTTGTTTGCTCGGGTTCCGGACAGATCATTGCTACGCATTTGATATCGGTAATCGCCCTCGGTCTTAGCACCCATAAATGAGGCTTGGTAGGCTCCCGACTGAGTCATAAGTGGAATGCGCCCTTCGGCGGAGGAGGAAGAAAAGCTTCCAGTTGTTAGCCGGACCCGAGGAACATTTGATATTTCGCTCTGATTAAGCAGAGCTCCACCCAAGGCCGAACGCCCGTAATAAACAGAGGCCGGGCCCTTAAAGACATGGGTCACACCAATGACTTCGGTTGGGATCAGCAGTTCAGATGGTCCGAGTCCGTCTGCCAGGTTTAAAGGAATGCCATCCCATAAAAGTAAACTGCGATCAGATTTGACGGAGCCACGAACGGAAATAGCGGGAGCGCCTTCGTAGCGACCAGATACGCCCTGGGTTTCCTCCCATCCCGTCCACCAATTTTGCGAAGTTTTTTGTTTGCTGGTGGTAGGAATGATTTGGTTCGGCCAGCCGCCACTGCGTTCGGAAAAGGAATCGATGCGGGGAGCGGTGACAATGTCTTCAGGGATTTCCTGGTAATCCACCTCGCTGGCGAATGCGGAAAAGCCGAAAACTAAAATCGAAAGAGAAAATGATAAGGTGAAAAAAACGGGATTCATCATGGGCCTCCTGCTCGGGATTAATCCGTGGGGAGCGATCGGACTTACAAGGCCATTCCTTGATCACCGTTGCGGCACAGTCCCGGATTTCCACCGGAGTTCCCTCTATTCCACGAATGAAAACAATCTAGCCCTCTTGAGATCAGAGGGCACTAGGAAATTTTATATTGGCCGGGTGGGTCGAGGAAGATCAGGTGCCGACAAGGTCTTCTGGAACTTCCCCTTCGATGATGGCTTTTGACAGGCGCAGGTGATCTGGGTGTCCCACGAGCTTGGTGACCTCACTCAAAGGCAGGGGGTCCGGCTGAGTGAGCCGCTCTTTTTTAACGCCGATAATTCTTTCATAGGAGGCATTGAGGCGAGTCAGGTCGATCTGTTTGCTGTCGATCGCCTTATTTATAGCCTCAATGGAGTTTCCCGGTTGATCAAAATCATTACAGAACAACAAGATATCGCAACCGGCGTTCAGAGCTAAAACCGGAATTTCCTTGATGTCGTAATGTTTGACCAGAGCGCCCATGCCCAAATCGTCAGAAATCACCAGGTTTCGATAGCGAAGGTCATCGCGGAGAATATCCTGTAAAAACTTTTTGGATAAAGTGACCGGATAATCAGGATCGATATTGGGGAACTTAATATGGGCGGTCATCACAAAATCAAGGCGGGCGCGAAAGGTCTTTTTAAATGGAATTAAATCTAAATCCATTAACTGTTTTAGGTCAGCCTGTTCAACTGGGAGGTCATCGTGGCTATCAATGATGGTTCCCCCATGGCCGGGAAAGTGCTTGGCGCAGGGTAGAACTCCCCCTTTGATGTAACCGCGAACGAGGGCCGAGGCGAGCTTGGCAACAACATTTGGGTCCTTGCCCAAGGATCGATCGCCGATAACGGTATTAGCCTCATTGGTGAGGACGTCAACACAGGGAGAAAAGTCCAAATTGATTCCAACGGAGCGTAGCTCTTCAGCCATCATATTAGAGAATTTAAAGGCCACAGAGGTAGAATCCAGGGCGCCCACTTTCGCGGCCGCCGGCCAACGGGTAAACGGAGCCTTGAGACGGGCCACGCGGCCACCTTCCATATCAATGGAAATAAACAGGGGCTGCTTGTCGGGAAGTTTGTGGCGGAGATTCTGAACGTCCAGGCAGAGCTGGCGCAATTGCTCAGGTGATTCAGAGTTGCGGTCAAAAAGAATCACCCCACCAATATTGTTATCGACAATAAACTTGGATTCTTCGTTGGTAAGGCTTGTCCCTTTGAGTCCAATAATCAGATGTTGGCCAATTTTGTTCTTCACCTTTTTCACCTCAGCGGACGTTCAAGTTATGGAAAAACGCGAACTTAAGACTAAGTATTCATTTCACCATGGGCAAGGTCGAAAATCAAAGAGACCATCTTCACGACTTGGGCCAGGGTCCAGCTAAGTTTCAGTGTTTTTTGGGGTCCAGAAAATCACGCAGTCCGTCTCCAAACAAATTAAATCCAAGAACAAGGGAAAGGATCGCAATCCCAGGAAACAGGCTGACGTGAGGGGCCTCAAGAAGGATTTTTCTCCCTGAGTTAAGGAGTGCTCCCCATGTTGGGGTGGTTGGCGGAGCCCCGAGGCCAAGAAAACTCAGGCTCGACTCGGCGATGATGGTGCCCGCCATGGCAAAAGTCGCGTTGACCACCAGGGGACCCACGAGATTCGGCCATATGTGTACGACAACTTGCCGCATTGAGCTGCCGCCCAGGGCTCTCGCTGTGGTCACGTAGTCGCGCTCCTTCAGATGCAGAACTTCGCCGCGAACTAGGCGAGCGTAGCCGGTCCAAGAGGTCAGACACATGGCAAAGATGACGTTATTTACCGAGGGACCCATAACGGCGACGAGTCCAAGAGCGAGCAAGAAATTGGGAAAAGCATAGATCATATCGATGATTCGCATAATTAGATTGTCGAGCCAGCCACCAAAAAACCCGGCCAGTGAACCAATAGATAGCCCAACCAGAAGGCTCACCAATACAACACTCAGCGAGACTCCAAGGCTAACCCGAGCTCCGTAGACCACCTTGGCCAAAACATCGCTGCCGTTTTCATCAAGGCCAAATGGGTGATGCCAGGAGGGTGGATCATAACGCTCAGTTAAAGACATAAGGTTTGGATCTTGAGGAGCTAAAAGGGGAGCAAAAATCGCGGCAATGACCATTAATAAGACCATGGTTGCGCCGATAAACATCAGTCGCTTGTTGGGTTGCCTCAGGTGAGCAAAGATCATGACAACCTCACCTTGGGATTGGCCAAGCCGTAGGCCAGATCGGTCAACAAATTGACTCCAACATAGGTCAGAGAAATGAGCAGAATACATCCTTGGACAAGAGGGTAGTCGCGGCTTTGAATACTTTGAAACAACAAAGTTCCAATGCCGGGCCAGTCAAAAATCGTTTCAGTAATAACAGTTCCAGTTAATAGAGCACCCATCTGCAAACCGACAATGGTAATGATAGGCATAAGGGCGTTGGCCAGGGCGTGTTTCGCATAAATCCAGACGGGGTGAAGTCCTTTGGCGCGCGCAACGTTGATGTATTCTTCTTTAATCACATCGAGCATCGAGGCCCGGGTCATGCGCATAAGAATCGCACCAAAGGGAAGGGCCAAGCTGATTGCGGGAAGCACCAGGTGTTCAATCCCACCCCGCTCGCTGACGGGAAAAATGTCCAAGTGAAGAGCAAAGATCCAAATCAGCAAGGGGCCGAGAAAAAAACCAGGAATAGACATTCCCAATAGACCAGAAACCAAAACCGAGTTGTCAATCCAGCTGTATTGTCTGACGGCTGCTAAAATTCCCATGGGGATGCCAAAAAGCAGAGCAAGCAAGATCGATCCGAGAGTGAGTTCCACGGTAGCCGGGATCCGTTCGGCCACTTCCTCACTGACGGGCAGGCGCGAATGGAGTGAGCGGCCGATATCTAGGGTGACAAGTCCTTGCAAGTAATGGCCGTATTGGACGTGTAAAGGCAAATCCAGCCCCAGTTCTCGCCGGAGAGCCTCTTTGTCCATCACTGCCGCCTGTTCCCCGAGCATGATGTCGACAGGATCTCCGGGCACCAGGTGAAGGAGCAAAAAAGTCACTGTGCAGACCCCTAAGACCACCGGGACTGTGGCAAGAATTCTGCGCAGGATGTATTGAATCACTTAGTTTTTTTCTCCGGGAGTTTTTTGGGTGCGGATTCTTTTTTCTCCGGCTCTGGCTCCGGTGCCGGTTCAGGGGCCTTTTCAGCAGGCGCCTTTTCTGCCTTTTCAGACCCGGCCAGAATGTTCGGCTTTCCTAGGGGAACTTTGCCAAAAAGAATCTTCAGAGGACCGGACGGTAAGGTGAATCCTTCCGTAGCGCTTGAGGCCGAGGGGCTGAGTTCCGTGGCAATTTGCTGCAGTGGCGACTGCGTGCCAAGAACTTCTCCTTTTTCAGTGACGAAACTGACAAACTTAACGCCCTTAAAGGAGTTGAGCACTTTAAAAACAGGCTTATTCAAGAATGTCTGCTGTTCTTTTACATAGGCTTCACCGTTGTATGATTCAGCGTCTTCTTCTGCAACGGCCGAGTAATTAAATTTCTTCCCCGGAGTATAGCCCTTTTGCAAAATCAAATAGCCAAGGAATGTACTGAGAAAAGTTCCTTTCGGGACCTTCTTCGATACCGTTTGGGCGTTAGCACCTGTGGTGATCACCGCATTCATGATTGTGCCCTTAAAGGTGGCATCAATAGTTTTAACCATTTGCGGGGTTTTGACCGTGTATTGGTAGCTGACCGGTTGGAATTTATCATCGGCAAAAGCTCTGAGGCTCTCCGTGGTATTTCCCCCTAAGTCATTGGTTTGAATAAAGTAAGTCGAAATGAACTTCTTTGTTTTGGGGTCAAACTCGTACCTTTGGATGAAATAGCCGATCTTGGTGGTTCCGCTGACGATTTTGTAGTAGCCCTCGAACATAGTTTCGGCCTGAGCCGAATGTATGGACCAAGGTATTAACCCCAGGAAAAAACAGCCGATAAGTAGATAGAATCTCCGGAACTGGACCATGGTCTTTTGACCTCCCATGAACGTTTTCAGTCTGTCCCGCCCGGGCGCTCTCTGTCAAAAAATTTGTCAGTCCAAATGCAGGAAATCTGGCAGTTTTTTGCTATCATGGTGAGGATGAGGAAAAAATGATGAGGAATACGGATTGGTGGAAAGGGATCTTCCACATTGGCCGCAGTCAAAAGGGCCAAATGGCGATCTTTGTGGCCATGATTTTCCAGGTCTTATTTGTGTTGTTTGCGATGACCATCAATGTGGCTATGGTGGTCCACGATAAAATCAATCTGCAAAACTCGGTGGACTTCGCTGCCTACTATGCGGCCCAAAAACAGGCCGAACTTCTCAATGGTATTGCTCACTCCAATTATCAAATTCGCCAATCGTGGAAGGTTTTGTCCTGGCGGTATCGCGTGTTGGGAACTTTGGGGCTCCAGGATTCCCCCTATACCCATCCCGCTTACACAAACGATAAAACGGAAGGGATGTTTCCGTGGAGCGATACCCCTTCCATTTGCGTGACCTATTGGCCGATTTGGAAAAATACACCGCAGAACGAAAACCTCTGCAAAAAAGTAAACATTGATATTCCACCCCTGCCGACAGTACAAAACGTGGCCCCGTTTTTGGGTATCAACAGCATGATCTCGGCTCTGTCCCAGTCACTAATTAATCAATATAACAGCCAGTGCGAGCGCCACGGGGCTTACAACTACTGGTTTGGGGCAATGTCTCTAATGGCCTTTCGCGTGGACCAGGCCCACCGTAAAATGGCGATTTTTGGTTTGGCCGACACTTTGTCGAATGGCAACCCCGACGACTTTCTCGATATCGATGGGAATTCAGTTTACACCGGGGCCTTTAAAACATTTGAAAAAAACCTGACCTATTCTAACAAAGAAAACCCCTCGCGAATTAGTTTTCAGATTTTCAATTCTCTTCACAACGTTCCCCGGGCCAATTGGCTGCCAGAGATCCAAACCTGGCCGACGGTTTACTATACTGACATCATCAAGGACGGAAATGCCTGTAACTCAAACCCTGTCCATATTCGCAATCTCCCGGGAGATAACAATGCAAGGACGTTTCTGATGTCCACATTGAACGGAACCCAACTGGAGCCTTGGATGGTGAGCGAGCCTCCAGTTCAGGATGTGATGCATATGTCGATGGGGGTGGAAAAAAACCCCTGGTATATGGCCTATGTGGGAGTGAAGGCTGAGACTCAACCGAGGCAAATATTTTTTCCCTTTGGACCGGCGATCTCCATGAAGGCGCGGGCTTACGCAAAACCATTTGGTGGTCGCATTGGACCCTGGTATGGAGTGAGCTGGCCACGATCTGCCAGTGAGTCGACAGGAGATAAAACGGACATCTTGATTCCTCCCCGGACCAAGCAGAATGGGTTAATGGACAGCCCGACAGACATCACCCGGCTCCCCAATTACTCCCGATTTCCCGGAGACACAATGGGGTTAAAATCCAAATTGGCGCTCAATAGTCTGAAGCAGCTGACAGGCCTACGCATCGGTTACAACGAATATTTTGGGACGTATGAATCCGGCGGCGGTCCGGTGGACCCTCTGGCATGGGACTATCAGATAAATGCAGCGTCTCCGGTTCGCAACTACGAAATTTCCATTGCCTCCCCGGACCTATTTGACATCACCTACTACTCGGTGGAGCCCAACGCCGCGATCAATTATTTCACCCGGATGAGAGATAATCGTAGTGTGCTGCCCTTTCCCGGGCCGACAAAGCTACGGCCCGATTTGGGTTGGAGACCAGGGGCGGGTGATCTGGATTTTTATTCTGTGCAGAATCAGATGACTGCGGCGGCCTCCTATGGAAAAAGACAGTTCGAAGCGTTCTGGTTTGTGAGCCAAAAAGAACATTTGCTCACCTCATGGGCCCCTGCCGAGGGAGCGGTGAACTATGCTTTTCCACCGAATTTTGGCAAGTGCGCAACTCCCGATGACAATCTGAGTATCAAGGTGCCGGGGTCCTGCGCTGCCGGAGGGGGACGCACGGGATATTCGGTCAAGCTGATCAGCCGGCACGCGCTTTTCTCCGACGCTCACACGATCGGTGGGGCCGGTGAGCCTCCAGGGCCCATATTGAATCCGCCCAGTGGTCCCGGCTGGTAAACTGCTGCCGCCAGGCGGCAGTGATGAGTCGCCAAGCCTTGAATTCCCACTCATGCCTCGGTCTAATAAATCCTGAGGATCTGACATGTATCACCGACTGGAAACAATCGAAGAACTTCACATCGAAATCACCAACAAGTGCAATGCCGCTTGTCCGATGTGTGACCGAAATTTTTGTGGCGGAGCGACCCGCCCTGAGTTGCAGCTAGCCGAGTGGTCCCAGGATGACATTCCCCGGGTCTTCGATAGCCGTCTTAAAGGGCTGCGCAATGTTTTGTTTTGCGGTACCCACGGTGATCCTATGGTTGCCAAGCACTCCCTTGAGGCGGTGGAGTTTGTAAAGTCCAAGACCAAGGCGACGGTGGAGTTTTACTCCAACGCCAGTGGAAGAACCCAAGATTGGTGGTCGCAACTGGGGCGGCTCCTGGGCTCTCGTAAACAGGGTACGGACTCCCACTATCGGCAAAGTGATTTAGGAATTTTTTCGATAGATGGTCTTAAAGAGACTAATTCCCTTTACCGGCGGAACACGAATTTTAACAAAATCATGGAGTCGGCCGAGGCCTTTATTGCAGCGGGGGGAATTGCACGCTGGGATTTTATTGTATTTGAGCACAACCAGCATCAGGTGGAAGAGGCGAGAACCTTAGCTAAAAAAATGGGCTTTAAACAGTTTCGTGTGCGTAAGACGGCGCGCTTTAATTACTCTCCATTGGGTCCGGAGCAGTGGCCGGTCTATTCCAGGGAAGGGGAGGTGGAATACACCTTGCGGCCGCCAACGATAAAGGAGTATCTCAACGAAGAAGTGAGCAAGTTTGAAGAACTCGTCGGGCGTTACGGATCACCCGATGGCTACTTTGAAGCGGCAAAAATCAACTGCCTTTATCGTAACAAATTCCGCCGCATTTACGTCAACGCCGAGGCCCGGGTCTTTCCTTGCTGTTATTTGGCCAATGACATTATTCCGCGAAGCGGAACCTTTCTTAATCGCGATCAACAACTCAAGGTTCCGGCAATTCGCCAGGACACAATGGAAAAAGTGTTTAAGGTTTATGAGGACCGCTTCAATGACCTCCGCATTCACTCTTGGAATGACGTCCTTGGTCACAAATGGCTGCGGGAGGACTTAGAAAAGAGCTGGGAGGCCAGCTTGGGGGACGGGAGGCTTAAGCGTTGTGCCCGCACTTGCGGGGATGCTTATTCGCCAATTATGTCCCAATCCCATGACGAAAAACTTGTTTCACCAGATCAGGGGGTCAAGTAGTGACTGAAAAAAACGGGCTCAAGGATTTTGGTGAATTTGTAGCAATGAAGTACGAGCACAATCCTTATGGCGCCTTCTCCGTGGACTGGTACATTGGCAAAAGGTGTAATTTTGATTGTTCTTACTGTGCTGACTACCTCCACGACAACAAGACGCCTCATGTTCCCAAGGACAAGATGATCCGTCTGGTTGACACTCTCCAGGGGGCCTATGGATCAAACATTATGTGGTCCATTTGTGGGGGAGAGCCAACGATTATTCCCTATTTGACCGAGGTGATGGCTTACATTCGAAAGAAAGGGGCCTATGATATTTCGATCACCACGAACCTGTCGCGGAAAACTGATTACTTCCTTGAGCTTTACCCCTATTTAAACAACATCACCGCGAGTCTCCACTTCGAAATCATGGCAGGCAAGGCCGAGGAATACACAGAGCGTATCATTGCCCTTGAAAATTGGCGGCGTAAGTGGAACGAGGAGCAGGAAAAACTGGAGGGCTTTCCCAATGCCAAAACGGGTTGGCGGAGAAAGACCTTGTTGGTTCGATTTATGATGTACCCAGGCCAGTTTGACAACATTTTGAAAATGAAGAGTAAACTGGAAAAGGCCGGGGTGGAGAAGATTGAATTTCGCTATATTCGTCCCCTGAGGGGGCTCTCCAACGAGCAGATGCCAACAAAGAAGCTGGGATTTGATGTGAACCATGACCGAATGGATGCAGAAGATCTACACGAAAACGACGTGCAGATTAAGTCAAAGG
This Pseudobdellovibrionaceae bacterium DNA region includes the following protein-coding sequences:
- a CDS encoding TonB-dependent receptor, translated to MMNPVFFTLSFSLSILVFGFSAFASEVDYQEIPEDIVTAPRIDSFSERSGGWPNQIIPTTSKQKTSQNWWTGWEETQGVSGRYEGAPAISVRGSVKSDRSLLLWDGIPLNLADGLGPSELLIPTEVIGVTHVFKGPASVYYGRSALGGALLNQSEISNVPRVRLTTGSFSSSSAEGRIPLMTQSGAYQASFMGAKTEGDYRYQMRSNDLSGTRANNGSELQRYTLVGQSQMGPWSIEPLLLYARKKGEYPGRLDDPATAFTPGSGVFDRQASLIGLRATNELGRDESFSWLIAGIRSDQDSDPNTILYSHSRTDRLYQGLNYFTKTNSDWKVKLFADHFVDDFTANYLSDQNLHSGELEVGTSLEIPTSPSTFLQPAIRYLDEYNKGVAALGFFHKDDQFEKWMTFGQGFRPPTLADRFCNNAFCLGNPDLQPERSEQIEIGFITSKQNSPLPANREGRLDYGLSIFQMDHRDYFEFTTVGLQYQTINSGEASIFGGELFFQYDSGGLLSKISLTHLDGENRTLNRQLLLVPEWQGSLRLSKSHDRWGVWSQLKYTGSYLDQRDSAGPILELGKVWTVDAGLTFSHKTWTLELSGLNLFDQALERRAGYPDPQRELRLQIIFPRSTIAKTASPR
- the nagZ gene encoding beta-N-acetylhexosaminidase translates to MKNKIGQHLIIGLKGTSLTNEESKFIVDNNIGGVILFDRNSESPEQLRQLCLDVQNLRHKLPDKQPLFISIDMEGGRVARLKAPFTRWPAAAKVGALDSTSVAFKFSNMMAEELRSVGINLDFSPCVDVLTNEANTVIGDRSLGKDPNVVAKLASALVRGYIKGGVLPCAKHFPGHGGTIIDSHDDLPVEQADLKQLMDLDLIPFKKTFRARLDFVMTAHIKFPNIDPDYPVTLSKKFLQDILRDDLRYRNLVISDDLGMGALVKHYDIKEIPVLALNAGCDILLFCNDFDQPGNSIEAINKAIDSKQIDLTRLNASYERIIGVKKERLTQPDPLPLSEVTKLVGHPDHLRLSKAIIEGEVPEDLVGT
- a CDS encoding ABC transporter permease, yielding MFIGATMVLLMVIAAIFAPLLAPQDPNLMSLTERYDPPSWHHPFGLDENGSDVLAKVVYGARVSLGVSLSVVLVSLLVGLSIGSLAGFFGGWLDNLIMRIIDMIYAFPNFLLALGLVAVMGPSVNNVIFAMCLTSWTGYARLVRGEVLHLKERDYVTTARALGGSSMRQVVVHIWPNLVGPLVVNATFAMAGTIIAESSLSFLGLGAPPTTPTWGALLNSGRKILLEAPHVSLFPGIAILSLVLGFNLFGDGLRDFLDPKKH
- a CDS encoding ABC transporter permease, whose product is MIQYILRRILATVPVVLGVCTVTFLLLHLVPGDPVDIMLGEQAAVMDKEALRRELGLDLPLHVQYGHYLQGLVTLDIGRSLHSRLPVSEEVAERIPATVELTLGSILLALLFGIPMGILAAVRQYSWIDNSVLVSGLLGMSIPGFFLGPLLIWIFALHLDIFPVSERGGIEHLVLPAISLALPFGAILMRMTRASMLDVIKEEYINVARAKGLHPVWIYAKHALANALMPIITIVGLQMGALLTGTVITETIFDWPGIGTLLFQSIQSRDYPLVQGCILLISLTYVGVNLLTDLAYGLANPKVRLS
- a CDS encoding Tad domain-containing protein; this translates as MMRNTDWWKGIFHIGRSQKGQMAIFVAMIFQVLFVLFAMTINVAMVVHDKINLQNSVDFAAYYAAQKQAELLNGIAHSNYQIRQSWKVLSWRYRVLGTLGLQDSPYTHPAYTNDKTEGMFPWSDTPSICVTYWPIWKNTPQNENLCKKVNIDIPPLPTVQNVAPFLGINSMISALSQSLINQYNSQCERHGAYNYWFGAMSLMAFRVDQAHRKMAIFGLADTLSNGNPDDFLDIDGNSVYTGAFKTFEKNLTYSNKENPSRISFQIFNSLHNVPRANWLPEIQTWPTVYYTDIIKDGNACNSNPVHIRNLPGDNNARTFLMSTLNGTQLEPWMVSEPPVQDVMHMSMGVEKNPWYMAYVGVKAETQPRQIFFPFGPAISMKARAYAKPFGGRIGPWYGVSWPRSASESTGDKTDILIPPRTKQNGLMDSPTDITRLPNYSRFPGDTMGLKSKLALNSLKQLTGLRIGYNEYFGTYESGGGPVDPLAWDYQINAASPVRNYEISIASPDLFDITYYSVEPNAAINYFTRMRDNRSVLPFPGPTKLRPDLGWRPGAGDLDFYSVQNQMTAAASYGKRQFEAFWFVSQKEHLLTSWAPAEGAVNYAFPPNFGKCATPDDNLSIKVPGSCAAGGGRTGYSVKLISRHALFSDAHTIGGAGEPPGPILNPPSGPGW
- a CDS encoding radical SAM protein; translation: MYHRLETIEELHIEITNKCNAACPMCDRNFCGGATRPELQLAEWSQDDIPRVFDSRLKGLRNVLFCGTHGDPMVAKHSLEAVEFVKSKTKATVEFYSNASGRTQDWWSQLGRLLGSRKQGTDSHYRQSDLGIFSIDGLKETNSLYRRNTNFNKIMESAEAFIAAGGIARWDFIVFEHNQHQVEEARTLAKKMGFKQFRVRKTARFNYSPLGPEQWPVYSREGEVEYTLRPPTIKEYLNEEVSKFEELVGRYGSPDGYFEAAKINCLYRNKFRRIYVNAEARVFPCCYLANDIIPRSGTFLNRDQQLKVPAIRQDTMEKVFKVYEDRFNDLRIHSWNDVLGHKWLREDLEKSWEASLGDGRLKRCARTCGDAYSPIMSQSHDEKLVSPDQGVK
- a CDS encoding radical SAM protein, producing MTEKNGLKDFGEFVAMKYEHNPYGAFSVDWYIGKRCNFDCSYCADYLHDNKTPHVPKDKMIRLVDTLQGAYGSNIMWSICGGEPTIIPYLTEVMAYIRKKGAYDISITTNLSRKTDYFLELYPYLNNITASLHFEIMAGKAEEYTERIIALENWRRKWNEEQEKLEGFPNAKTGWRRKTLLVRFMMYPGQFDNILKMKSKLEKAGVEKIEFRYIRPLRGLSNEQMPTKKLGFDVNHDRMDAEDLHENDVQIKSKVTPSVHGKSMEAPDHEVVSSVDKEVIAKIKDREEWYTEEEKKTIRQLFAGEPKKFLRLFFAQDDRIVEEGYHYNQLNFERKNNFEGWLCWAGTKHMKITPSGDIYIGSCHVGGKLGNIYSLDASFVLPKEPVVCPKWRCTDNLDLRVPKAKGPEYAHLVADQTKELGSGL